From Anomalospiza imberbis isolate Cuckoo-Finch-1a 21T00152 chromosome 6, ASM3175350v1, whole genome shotgun sequence, one genomic window encodes:
- the PTPRJ gene encoding receptor-type tyrosine-protein phosphatase eta isoform X4 — translation MGAATPPDETRGYNLIYNLEAEFIGVTSITLKWMVNSSASDQYTYRIEVVNGTNDTLVKNMTANETKAEITELIPGTLYSFTVFAVAADHETEGEGSSTHLYTRPSPVLDLKAESIGVTSVTLKWAVNDSASDSYTYRIEVVNGTNDALVQNMTSNETKAEITELIPGTLYSFTVFAVAADHETKGEGVLRNLSTRPSPVLDLKAESIGVTSVTLKWAVNDSASDSYTYRIEVVNGTNDTLVKNMTANETKAEITELIPGTLYNFTVFAVAADHETEGEGSSTHLYTRPSPVLDLKAESIGVTSVTLKWAVNDSASDSYTYRIEVVNGTNDTLVQNMTSNETKAEITELIPGTLYSFTVFAVAADHETEGEGVLRNLYTRSSPVLDLKAESIGVTSVTLKWAVNDSASDSYTYRIEVVNGTFVQNMTSNETKAEITELIPGTLYNFTVFAVAADHETEGEGSSTHLYTRPSPVLDLKAESIGVTSVTLKWAVNDSASDSYTYRIEVVNGTNDALVQNMTSNETKAEITELIPGTLYSFTVFAVAADHGTEGEGVSIDLYTRPSPVLDLKAESIGVTSVTLKWAVNDSASDCYTYRIEVVNGTFVQNMTSNETKAEITELIPGTLYSFTVFAVAADHGTEGEGVSIDLYTLTVSVDSLQCEPVAKQPFLMLKWKCPFGNNSGFGIKIYNISTSEVVREESAPRCMVEGFEQTFQTAHLNFFSTYNVTIITLPNGTESSPVGQLCHTSITDPPPPNEIPSVKAVSHSSLSVEFSDFDPLNGPLEAYAIMITTEDQSSESLKSKLNNTYKDFKKKKTTAYVTYVIKTKQAESHSSSSQNDKNIIHVGKGNTMYGYENGPLIPLRSYRACVAGFTNITFTANVIEGEDSYVSISPCSEPVLLPQDPGVIAGVVIGCLLAILAVVAVGGFIFWRRRRKDKRNTEVSFYGFSHFRSKMIKVENFESYFKKQQADSNCGFAEEYEELKSAGVHQPKFAAELPENRGKNRYNNVLPYDISRVKLSNQTSGTGDYINANYMPGYNSKKAFIAAQGPLPNTIEDFWQMIWEKSIYSIVMLTKCVEQARTKCEQYWPDKQPKSYGDIIVTMVSEVVLPEWTIRDFTVEKSNTPESHTVRQFHFTSWPDHGVPETTDLLINFRHLVHEYNSQNPVDSPTLVHCSAGVGRTGTFIAIDRLIQQMEMENTVDVYGVVYDLRMHRPLMVQTEDQYVFLNQCVMDIIKSQRERKTDLIYQNVTAMAIYENFTPGPAFGKANGYHA, via the exons GGCCCAGCCCGGTTCTTGATCTCAAGGCAGAATCCATTGGTGTGACTTCTGTCACCTTAAAATGGGCGGTGAATGACAGTGCTTCTGACTCCTACACCTACAGGATAGAGGTTGTAAATGGTACAAATGATGCACTTGTGCAGAACATGACATCCAATGAAACCAAAGCAGAAATTACTGAGTTGATCCCTGGGACACTGTACAGCTTCACAGTATTTGCTGTAGCAGCTGATCATGAGACAAAAGGAGAAGGAGTGCTCAGAAATCTGTCTACAA GGCCCAGCCCGGTTCTTGATCTCAAGGCAGAATCCATTGGTGTGACTTCTGTCACCTTAAAATGGGCGGTGAATGACAGTGCTTCTGACTCCTACACCTACAGGATAGAGGTTGTAAATGGTACAAATGATACACTTGTGAAGAACATGACAGCCAATGAAACCAAAGCAGAAATTACTGAGTTGATCCCTGGGACACTGTACAACTTTACAGTATTTGCTGTAGCAGCTGATCATGAGACAGAAGGAGAGGGAAGTTCCACACACCTGTATACAA GGCCCAGCCCGGTTCTTGATCTCAAGGCAGAATCCATTGGTGTGACTTCTGTCACCTTAAAATGGGCGGTGAATGACAGTGCTTCTGACTCCTACACCTACAGGATAGAGGTTGTAAATGGTACAAATGATACACTTGTGCAGAACATGACATCCAATGAAACCAAAGCAGAAATTACTGAGTTGATCCCTGGGACACTGTACAGCTTCACAGTGTTTGCTGTAGCAGCTGATCATGAGACAGAAGGAGAAGGAGTGCTCAGAAATCTGTATACAA GGTCCAGCCCGGTTCTTGATCTCAAGGCAGAATCCATTGGTGTGACTTCTGTCACCTTAAAATGGGCGGTGAATGACAGTGCTTCTGACTCCTACACCTACAGGATAGAGGTTGTAAATGGTACATTTGTGCAGAACATGACATCCAATGAAACCAAAGCAGAAATTACTGAGTTGATCCCTGGGACGCTGTACAACTTTACAGTATTTGCTGTAGCAGCTGATCATGAGACAGAAGGAGAGGGAAGTTCCACACACCTGTATACAA GGCCCAGCCCAGTTCTTGATCTCAAGGCAGAATCCATTGGTGTGACTTCTGTCACCTTAAAATGGGCGGTGAATGACAGTGCTTCTGACTCCTACACCTACAGGATAGAGGTTGTAAATGGTACAAATGATGCACTTGTGCAGAACATGACATCCAATGAAACCAAAGCAGAAATTACTGAGTTGATCCCTGGGACACTGTACAGCTTCACAGTATTTGCTGTAGCAGCTGATCATGGGACAGAAGGAGAAGGAGTGTCCATAGACCTGTATACAA GGCCCAGCCCAGTTCTTGATCTCAAGGCAGAATCCATTGGTGTGACTTCTGTCACCTTAAAATGGGCGGTGAATGACAGTGCTTCTGACTGCTACACCTACAGGATAGAGGTTGTAAATGGTACATTTGTGCAGAACATGACATCCAATGAAACCAAAGCAGAAATTACTGAGTTGATCCCTGGGACACTGTACAGCTTCACAGTGTTTGCTGTAGCAGCTGATCATGGGACAGAAGGAGAAGGAGTGTCCATAGACCTGTATACAT tAACTGTCTCAGTGGATTCACTTCAGTGTGAACCAGTGGCCAAGCAGCCTTTCCTAATGCTGAAGTGGAAATGTCCTTTTGGTAACAACTCTGGCTTCGGAAtcaaaatatataatataagtACTTCTGAGGTAGTAAGAGAAGAATCGGCTCCACGCTGCATGGTAGAAGGCTTTGAGCAAACCTTCCAAACAgcacatttaaattttttcagCACCTATAATGTTACTATCATAACTCTTCCAAATGGCACTGAAAGCTCTCCAGTGGGCCAGTTGTGTCACACCAGCATTACTG ACCCACCTCCTCCAAATGAAATTCCTTCAGTCAAGGCTGTCAGTCACAGCTCGTTGTCTGTTGAATTCTCTGATTTTGATCCACTGAATGGTCCATTAGAAGCCTACGCAATAATGATTACAACAGAAGATCAAA GTTCTGAGTCTTTGAAGTCTAAATTGAACAACACATACAAAGATTTCAAGAAGAAGAAGACAACTGCCTATGTTACATATGTCATAAAAACAAAGCAGGCAGAATCACATTCTTCCAGTTCTCAGAATGATAAGAATATCATTCATGTAGGCAAGGGAAACACAATGTATGGCTATGAAAACGGACCATTGATCCCTCTTCGTTCATACAG GGCATGTGTTGCAGGTTTCACTAATATAACCTTTACGGCCAACGTGATTGAGGGGGAAGATAGTTACGTATCAATATCACCCTGTTCTGAACCGGTTTTACTGCCCCAGGATCCAG GTGTTATTGCTGGAGTGGTTATTGGATGCCTCTTGGCTATCTTGGCTGTAGTTGCTGTAGGGGGGTTCATAttctggagaaggagaag GAAAGATAAAAGAAATACTGAAGTGTCTTTTT ATGGCTTTTCTCATTTTAGATCAAAAATGATTAAAGTGGAGAACTTTGAGTCATACTTTAAGAAGCAGCAAGCTGACTCCAACTGTGGTTTTGCTGAAGAGTATGAG GAACTCAAGTCTGCTGGTGTTCATCAGCCCAAATTTGCTGCTGAACTTCCtgaaaacagggggaaaaatagATACAACAATGTCTTACCAT atgATATTTCTCGTGTTAAACTTTCAAATCAAACCTCTGGAACTGGTGATTATATTAATGCAAACTATATGCCT GGCTATAACTCAAAGAAGGCATTTATTGCTGCACAGGGTCCATTACCCAATACTATAGAAGACTTCTGGCAAATGATTTGGGAAAAGAGTATCTACTCTATTGTCATGTTGACAAAATGTGTGGAACAAGCCCGG ACAAAATGTGAGCAGTACTGGCCAGACAAACAACCCAAGAGCTATGGTGACATTATTGTGACAATGGTCTCAGAAGTTGTCCTTCCAGAATGGACAATAAGGGATTTCACTGTAGAAAAG TCCAACACCCCCGAGAGCCACACGGTGCGCCAGTTCCATTTCACCTCCTGGCCAGATCACGGTGTACCAGAGACAACAGACCTTCTCATCAACTTCAGGCACCTTGTCCATGAGTACAACAGCCAGAATCCGGTGGACTCTCCTACTCTGGTGCACTGCAG CGCTGGCGTCGGGAGGACGGGGACATTCATTGCCATCGACCGCCTGATCCAGCAGATGGAGATGGAGAACACCGTGGATGTGTATGGAGTGGTGTACGACCTCCGCATGCACCGACCCCTCATGGTGCAGACTGAG GACCAGTACGTCTTCCTAAACCAGTGTGTCATGGATATCATTAAATCccagagagagaggaaaacGGACCTTATCTACCAAAATGTGACAGCAATGGCAATCTATGAAAACTTCACACCTGGGCCAGCCTTTGGGAAGGCCAATGGCTACCACGCATAG